The Geoalkalibacter subterraneus genome contains the following window.
ATCCGCGTCAAGCGCAGCCTCAAGCCGGAACAATTTACCGCTTCGATCAAAGATGGCATCCAGGCATGCCTTGCCTCCGGTACCGGTGCGGTGGGAGACATCCTGTCCTGGTTTCCGGCGCGGGAGGCTTTCAGACAGTGTCCCTTGTTCGGACGGCTGTATCTTGAAACGCTGGGACGCGATCCGGCACACGCCCGCCATATTCTCCAAGGGCTCGGGAAAATCACCCGCGAAGTGGTGAGCGGGCGCCTGCGCCTGGGCATCTCGCCTCATTCTCTTTACAATCTAAGCAGTGAATACCTGGAGGATCTTCTCAGCTACGCGCATAGGCATAGCCTCCCATTGGCGATTCATATTGCGGAATCCCGGGAGGAGACAGAATTTCTTCTTCATTCACGGGGGCCCCTGGTTGATCGCCTCTATCCTTACGTTGGATGGCAGGATATGGTCCCGATGCCGGTCGGTCAGACGCCGGTGGCGTATCTTGAGGCCAAGGGAGGGCTGAAGCCTGACAACCTGCTGATTCACGGGGTACATGTCACCCCGGACGAATGCCAGGCGATTGCCCGCCGCGGTGCGACTGTCGTTCTCTGCCCCCGCTCCAACGCGCGCCTGGGGGTCGGCACCGCGCCGATTTCCGATTACCTGGAGGCCGGAGTCGATCTGGCCCTGGGCACGGACAGCCCGGCCAGCAATGATTCACTTTCCATGTGGGATGAGCTGGCTTTTGCGCGCAAAGTTTACGCGGGCAGTGTCGAACCGCAGATGCTGCTGCGCATGGCAACGCGCAACGGGGCCTGCGCCATTGGGCTCTGTTCGGACATGGGCAGCTTCTCCCCCCGGATGAGCGCCCATTTTCAGGCTGTGCACCTCGACAACCTCCCTGCGATTGGTGATCTGGAAGAGGCGCTGGTCAGTTCGGGAAAGGACGTAAAGGTTCTTTCTCTCGTGCTGGCCGGTCGCGAAATTTTTACCCTTGACAGCTGATTTCTTCTTTGCTAGAACTTCGATTCCATTTTGGGGCGTCGCCAAGCGGTAAGGCACTGGACTCTGACTCCAGCATTCCGAGGTTCGAATCCTCGCGCCCCAGCCAATAAAACCCAGGCATCTGTGCCTGAACACATAAAACTTCTAAAAGAATTCGAGCCTTCCCGAGGGAAGGCACCCAGGGTGGAGCCAATCAGCTCCGCCCTTTTTCTTTTTTGGGCAGTGCCGATCCCGTGGAGCTGTTAAACTCCCCATACAAGATCCGGAAAGAAGATAAGGTCGAAGGAAGGCCGCTAACGTCTCGATAGGAGGCTCTGATGTCATCAATCGACCAGACCGAGCTTTGCTGCCGGATCGTCGATGAAGCGCCGGATGCCATTCTTTATTCCGACCGTGAGGGGATCATCCGTCTGTGGAATCGACTGTTCGGGATGGGATATGCCCGGAATTTGGGAATTGTCCGATGCGATCGACCGTTGAAAATATCTCCCTAATGGGAGTTGATCCCGGTCGCCAAGGCGGAGTTCCAGCATGACCAAGGAACACTCATCCCCATTTGTCAGGCCTGACCCCTTTGACTGTGATTTTTCTTTGACATGCCGGTCGGCAGCTGTTATTGACAACTGTTATTGACAAAAGTGTCGGCTTTTGAGGGGCAAGTTGTACGGGGTAGTCGCTGATGCCCTGTTTTTTTTGCCAAGGCGGTCGAAAGCGAATACTTATCACCTCGCCAATACTTATCACCACCTCACCGATGGCGATGGCGTGGCCGGCCGATCAGGAAGCCGAGATCGAGGTGTTCTATCTGTCCAGCTACAGCCCGGCACCGAACCCGGACGAACACTTGAATGTCGACGTGAAGGATGCGGTCACGCGACGGGTACCGGCGCGCAGCAAGAAGCAACTCGGGGCCCAGCCATCGGCCACCTGCACAAACTGCGCAAGTCGCCTGCTCGGGTCCGGAAATACTTCCGGCACCAGCCCGTTCGCCATGCGGCGTGACAACTTCCTGTGGCAGGGCCAATAACCACTGCTGTCTTGGCGTGGCTATCGCGCCGGGCACATGTCATCTCATGATCAACAAGGGAATACCCAATGCGCCATACCGCCTCCATCTCCCCGCTCTTTTTTTTGGCTTTGTTGCTGGGCGCCTGCGGCGAACAAGAGGCCGCCCCTCGAGCGCCATCCGCTCCCGAGGTCCAGGTTCAGG
Protein-coding sequences here:
- a CDS encoding amidohydrolase family protein; the protein is MDILYRARYLVPIVAPVIESGGLLVRRGQIVDVGRADELSAASPKAKVVDFGDDAVLLPPLVNAHTHLELTHFPQWARALGESSPGDDFIDWIKHVIRVKRSLKPEQFTASIKDGIQACLASGTGAVGDILSWFPAREAFRQCPLFGRLYLETLGRDPAHARHILQGLGKITREVVSGRLRLGISPHSLYNLSSEYLEDLLSYAHRHSLPLAIHIAESREETEFLLHSRGPLVDRLYPYVGWQDMVPMPVGQTPVAYLEAKGGLKPDNLLIHGVHVTPDECQAIARRGATVVLCPRSNARLGVGTAPISDYLEAGVDLALGTDSPASNDSLSMWDELAFARKVYAGSVEPQMLLRMATRNGACAIGLCSDMGSFSPRMSAHFQAVHLDNLPAIGDLEEALVSSGKDVKVLSLVLAGREIFTLDS